One window from the genome of Helicoverpa armigera isolate CAAS_96S chromosome 4, ASM3070526v1, whole genome shotgun sequence encodes:
- the LOC110380569 gene encoding zinc finger CCCH domain-containing protein 13 isoform X1: MEGIYDDLSNYEDVNAVHELRNENKELKVKLEEHAAAMQKLQRQILQDYDTLEMEFKKLENNYSSLLKTARSEIERKNQRITQLNLEKDTMVLEALKKGQTIRRHFNKGVPNNQRYNEKPNFPDNRKERFEPTPRDTKDLITDTHNRNKFESAGARDVCTSRNTNVVHKKTEFNEMPKMQASSIRDRRKSTPAACSMPGDYFSSDEENKQNYQAKDTRPDYPPMDKFDKRYINKHSLDRHSNKTSETSSFEDRANNYHEYSSRDSRDKVRSGRNMASSSYRARDKYELKPRKPYSPDRGMKRSYREHQDDYRRQERGRYQARSLESPPPEPYSRHSRRYPEPRPSSDSRHGHDYEKYTYRHEDKYSSKSKLSMDHDEPQSKRLRRESFGNPDAHSREDRTRYHNEKESSEGYRNPEFSPHEYETYRYSCQSPDLEHADAASAEPIEIKTATTTPIQDPRLTDSKYILKQEHGKETISTTVGRDIDLIPIDKAKWNMTPVQVPYALMQQPSEYRDDIVKQIYMDIDSPNADAHSAAESVPYSSNDSCNENYQGSIDVAVRLEETDFNSRQGTDAHLKDSQHINKYRIPKVGQDKINARSQMDFQHIELGFTEPHIANIHNKVETETRVRKELVHSQEPRDWRDDRRHMNEDCGTMEDKVGIQKRKANLAIVADDLELSDDNSDHFDINRHTVSENNPKKSTAQLTAMDVTCEVSVQRIDKDSSKTSSDIDPFELHSVGEVRNDEAGSTERHKTKLNPKEVRCEDSVHKIEKDPSNPYNAVKELKNKSNSKLNTKKVKGDDYVHKVEKDSSKQFVADEEIRNKEDDCTRKSKSKLNNKEVKCDESVLKVDKDISKTSLSFDFVDDVKIKDADCARKHRSKVNTKEARGDDSIHKTAKDSSPTSSSLETVESNVTREVKNKDTDSGRKHRGKLNTKEVRGDDSVHKTAKDSSQTSPSLETIELNDAAIEKNKDVESARKHRSELNTKEVRGNDSVHKTAKDSSQTSPSVETVEFNDAEEVKYKDADSARKHKSKLRTKEVREDSVRKTAKGSSKRSPSLDLTDAEKAKNKEPDCTRKQKGKRKKSQSVEIPKDLIESIDAVQFSEKKVKNKKEKEGKPRETKETFSALFGDSSSLMTPEDLGIPMYVPISEDAQDAVDIKIDRIIDAPTQEDEDFPAIVHKVNAIEMTEEATAVTHDDKPTDVPQNSNMKEKEGFEQIGGKKAPKKKGVNESLLVSINIEPHELPSPVLYENMNPGTDSNEPPDIVKTVVISTGKQPEIEFDNRELTVTPITDVVGDEEQTAADVSQVPAFKEFKRLDSLKALATSTPHKDFPISNPIEAGVMKPIIVCDSNKPVEQGVKENCANTLESQDAPDVRIFVKRRRKLAKRPAT; the protein is encoded by the exons ATTTGAACCGACTCCAAGAGACACAAAGGACCTGATTACTGATACTCATAATAGGAATAAGTTTGAAAGTGCGGGTGCAAGAGATGTATGCACTAGTAGGAACACTAATGTGGTACATAAAAAGACTGAATTCAATGAAATGCCTAAAATGCAGGCAAGCAGCATCCGGGATAGAAGGAAGTCTACACCTGCTGCATGCAG CATGCCGGGTGACTACTTTAGTTCAGacgaagaaaacaaacaaaactatcaAGCCAAAGATACAAGACCTGATTATCCACCGATGGATAAGTTTGACAAGagatatattaataaacattctCTAGATAGACATAGCAATAAAACTTCAGAAACATCCAGTTTTGAAGACAGAGCTAATAATTACCATGAATACTCTTCGAGGGATTCAAGGGATAAAGTGAGATCTGGTAGAAATATGGCAAGCAGTTCATATAGGGCCCGAGACAAGTATGAATTGAAACCAAGGAAGCCATATAGCCCTGACAGAGGAATGAAGAGGAGTTACAGAGAACATCAAGATGACTATCGGAGACAAGAACGCGGGAGATATCAAGCAAGATCACTGGAAAGTCCGCCACCTGAACCTTACAGTCGTCACTCACGTCGCTATCCGGAGCCCCGGCCCTCGTCTGACTCCAGACATGGCCatgattatgaaaaatatacataccgCCATGAAGACAAGTACTCTTCTAAAAGTAAATTATCCATGGATCACGATGAGCCACAAAGTAAAAGACTGAGAAGGGAATCATTTGGCAATCCTGATGCACACTCCAGGGAAGACAGGACCAGGTATCACAATGAGAAAGAGTCCTCGGAAGGCTACCGCAACCCTGAATTTTCGCCACATGAATATGAAACGTATCGTTACTCCTGTCAGTCACCAGATTTAGAGCACGCCGACGCAGCTTCAGCCGAACCAATAG AAATTAAGACTGCTACTACTACACCCATACAAGATCCCCGACTGACAGacagtaaatatattttgaagcAAGAACATGGAAAGGAGACAATATCCACCACAGTGGGCAGAGATATTGATCTCATACCAATTGACAAAGCTAAGTGGAATATGACTCCAGTTCAAGTCCCTTATGCTTTAATGCAGCAACCTTCTGAATATAGAGATGACATTGTTAAACAAATTTATATGGACATCGATAGTCCAAATGCCGATGCACATTCAGCAGCGGAATCAGTTCCCTATAGTTCTAATGATAGTTGTAACGAAAATTACCAAGGTAGTATAGATGTTGCAGTAAGGCTAGAAGAAACAGATTTTAATTCAAGACAGGGAACAGATGCTCATTTAAAAGATTCTCAACATATAAACAAATATCGGATTCCTAAAGTTGGGCAAGATAAAATAAACGCTCGAAGCCAAATGGATTTTCAACATATTGAATTAGGCTTTACTGAACCTCATATTgcgaacattcataataaagTTGAAACTGAGACTCGCGTTCGAAAAGAATTAGTACATAGCCAGGAACCTAGAGATTGGCGTGATGATCGACGTCATATGAATGAAGATTGCGGCACAATGGAAGATAAAGTTGGAATTCAAAAGCGAAAAGCTAATCTAGCTATTGTTGCAGATGATTTAGAACTAAGCGACGACAATAGCGACCATTTTGATATTAACCGCCACACAGTTTCGGAAAACAATCCGAAAAAATCGACAGCACAGCTAACTGCCATGGATGTTACATGTGAGGTTTCTGTTCAAAGAATAGATAAAGATTCATCCAAAACTTCTTCGGACATTGACCCATTTGAATTGCACAGTGTTGGGGAAGTCAGAAATGATGAAGCTGGCTCTACTGAGAGACATAAGACTAAACTTAACCCAAAGGAAGTAAGATGTGAGGATTCTGTtcataaaatagaaaaagatcCATCTAATCCATACAATGCTGTCAAGgaactcaaaaataaatctaatagtAAACTTAATACTAAGAAAGTTAAAGGTGATGATTATGTTCATAAAGTAGAAAAAGATTCATCTAAACAATTTGTTGCTGATGAAGAAATCAGAAATAAAGAAGATGACTGTACTAGGAAGTCGAAGAGTAAACTTAATAACAAGGAAGTTAAATGTGATGAATCTGTTCTTAAAGTGGATAAAGATATATCTAAAACATCGCTGAGTTTTGACTTTGTTGATGACGTCAAAATTAAGGATGCTGACTGCGCTAGGAAGCATAGAAGTAAAGTTAACACCAAGGAAGCTAGAGGTGATGATTCTATTCATAAAACAGCAAAAGATTCATCTCCAACATCTTCTAGTTTAGAAACTGTTGAATCGAATGTTACCAGAGAAGTGAAAAATAAAGATACTGACAGTGGTAGAAAGCACAGGGGTAAACTTAATACCAAGGAAGTTAGAGGTGACGATTCTGTTCACAAAACGGCAAAAGATTCGTCTCAAACATCTCCGAGCTTAGAAACTATAGAATTGAATGATGCagcaatagaaaaaaataaagatgttGAAAGCGCCAGGAAGCATAGGAGTGAACTTAATACTAAGGAAGTTAGAGGTAATGATTCTGTTCACAAAACTGCAAAAGATTCGTCTCAAACGTCTCCGAGCGTAGAAACTGTTGAATTTAATGACGCCgaagaagtaaaatataaagatgCTGATAGCGCCAGGAAGCATAAAAGCAAACTTAGAACCAAGGAAGTTAGAGAAGATTCTGTTCGTAAAACAGCAAAAGGTTCATCTAAAAGATCTCCGAGTCTTGATTTGACTGATGctgaaaaagcaaaaaataaagaacCTGACTGTACAAGAAAACAGAAGggtaaaaggaaaaaatctcAATCCGTGGAGATTCCCAAAGATTTGATAGAAAGTATAGATGCCGTTCAATTTTCAGAAAAGAaggtaaaaaacaaaaaggaaaAGGAAGGTAAACCTAGAGAAACAAAGGAAACATTTTCTGCGCTCTTCGGAGATAGTAGCAGTTTGATGACTCCAGAGGATTTAggaatacctatgtatgtacctatttcagAAGACGCGCAGGATGCAGTAGACATAAAAATAGACCGAATTATTGATGCTCCGACACAAGAAGACGAAGACTTTCCTGCCATTGTTCATAAAGTAAATGCCATAGAAATGACGGAAGAAGCAACAGCCGTAACCCATGACGATAAACCTACAGATGTTCCACAAAATTCTAACATGAAAGAAAAAGAAGGGTTTGAACAAATAGGAGGTAAAAAGGCCCCCAAAAAGAAAGGAGTTAACGAAAGTTTATTGGTGTCTATTAATATAGAACCCCATGAACTTCCATCGCCTGTtctttatgaaaatatgaaCCCTGGGACTGATTCTAACGAACCGCCTGACATTGTTAAAACTGTTGTAATTTCAACAGGGAAACAGCCTGAAATAGAGTTCGATAATAGAGAACTCACAGTAACCCCTATCACGGATGTGGTAGGCGATGAAGAACAAACCGCTGCAGATGTTAGTCAGGTTCCAGCTTTCAAGGAATTTAAAAGACTGGACTCACTGAAAGCTTTAGCTACGTCTACACCACACAAAGATTTTCCGATATCAAACCCAATAGAAGCGGGTGTTATGAAACCTATTATTGTTTGTGACTCTAATAAACCTGTAGAACAAGGAGTCAAAGAAAATTGCGCGAATACTTTAGAAAGTCAAGACGCACCTGACGTGAGAATCTTTGTGAAAAGGCGCAGAAAACTTGCGAAGCGGCCAGCCACTTAG
- the LOC110380569 gene encoding zinc finger CCCH domain-containing protein 13 isoform X2, with product MEGIYDDLSNYEDVNAVHELRNENKELKVKLEEHAAAMQKLQRDYDTLEMEFKKLENNYSSLLKTARSEIERKNQRITQLNLEKDTMVLEALKKGQTIRRHFNKGVPNNQRYNEKPNFPDNRKERFEPTPRDTKDLITDTHNRNKFESAGARDVCTSRNTNVVHKKTEFNEMPKMQASSIRDRRKSTPAACSMPGDYFSSDEENKQNYQAKDTRPDYPPMDKFDKRYINKHSLDRHSNKTSETSSFEDRANNYHEYSSRDSRDKVRSGRNMASSSYRARDKYELKPRKPYSPDRGMKRSYREHQDDYRRQERGRYQARSLESPPPEPYSRHSRRYPEPRPSSDSRHGHDYEKYTYRHEDKYSSKSKLSMDHDEPQSKRLRRESFGNPDAHSREDRTRYHNEKESSEGYRNPEFSPHEYETYRYSCQSPDLEHADAASAEPIEIKTATTTPIQDPRLTDSKYILKQEHGKETISTTVGRDIDLIPIDKAKWNMTPVQVPYALMQQPSEYRDDIVKQIYMDIDSPNADAHSAAESVPYSSNDSCNENYQGSIDVAVRLEETDFNSRQGTDAHLKDSQHINKYRIPKVGQDKINARSQMDFQHIELGFTEPHIANIHNKVETETRVRKELVHSQEPRDWRDDRRHMNEDCGTMEDKVGIQKRKANLAIVADDLELSDDNSDHFDINRHTVSENNPKKSTAQLTAMDVTCEVSVQRIDKDSSKTSSDIDPFELHSVGEVRNDEAGSTERHKTKLNPKEVRCEDSVHKIEKDPSNPYNAVKELKNKSNSKLNTKKVKGDDYVHKVEKDSSKQFVADEEIRNKEDDCTRKSKSKLNNKEVKCDESVLKVDKDISKTSLSFDFVDDVKIKDADCARKHRSKVNTKEARGDDSIHKTAKDSSPTSSSLETVESNVTREVKNKDTDSGRKHRGKLNTKEVRGDDSVHKTAKDSSQTSPSLETIELNDAAIEKNKDVESARKHRSELNTKEVRGNDSVHKTAKDSSQTSPSVETVEFNDAEEVKYKDADSARKHKSKLRTKEVREDSVRKTAKGSSKRSPSLDLTDAEKAKNKEPDCTRKQKGKRKKSQSVEIPKDLIESIDAVQFSEKKVKNKKEKEGKPRETKETFSALFGDSSSLMTPEDLGIPMYVPISEDAQDAVDIKIDRIIDAPTQEDEDFPAIVHKVNAIEMTEEATAVTHDDKPTDVPQNSNMKEKEGFEQIGGKKAPKKKGVNESLLVSINIEPHELPSPVLYENMNPGTDSNEPPDIVKTVVISTGKQPEIEFDNRELTVTPITDVVGDEEQTAADVSQVPAFKEFKRLDSLKALATSTPHKDFPISNPIEAGVMKPIIVCDSNKPVEQGVKENCANTLESQDAPDVRIFVKRRRKLAKRPAT from the exons ATTTGAACCGACTCCAAGAGACACAAAGGACCTGATTACTGATACTCATAATAGGAATAAGTTTGAAAGTGCGGGTGCAAGAGATGTATGCACTAGTAGGAACACTAATGTGGTACATAAAAAGACTGAATTCAATGAAATGCCTAAAATGCAGGCAAGCAGCATCCGGGATAGAAGGAAGTCTACACCTGCTGCATGCAG CATGCCGGGTGACTACTTTAGTTCAGacgaagaaaacaaacaaaactatcaAGCCAAAGATACAAGACCTGATTATCCACCGATGGATAAGTTTGACAAGagatatattaataaacattctCTAGATAGACATAGCAATAAAACTTCAGAAACATCCAGTTTTGAAGACAGAGCTAATAATTACCATGAATACTCTTCGAGGGATTCAAGGGATAAAGTGAGATCTGGTAGAAATATGGCAAGCAGTTCATATAGGGCCCGAGACAAGTATGAATTGAAACCAAGGAAGCCATATAGCCCTGACAGAGGAATGAAGAGGAGTTACAGAGAACATCAAGATGACTATCGGAGACAAGAACGCGGGAGATATCAAGCAAGATCACTGGAAAGTCCGCCACCTGAACCTTACAGTCGTCACTCACGTCGCTATCCGGAGCCCCGGCCCTCGTCTGACTCCAGACATGGCCatgattatgaaaaatatacataccgCCATGAAGACAAGTACTCTTCTAAAAGTAAATTATCCATGGATCACGATGAGCCACAAAGTAAAAGACTGAGAAGGGAATCATTTGGCAATCCTGATGCACACTCCAGGGAAGACAGGACCAGGTATCACAATGAGAAAGAGTCCTCGGAAGGCTACCGCAACCCTGAATTTTCGCCACATGAATATGAAACGTATCGTTACTCCTGTCAGTCACCAGATTTAGAGCACGCCGACGCAGCTTCAGCCGAACCAATAG AAATTAAGACTGCTACTACTACACCCATACAAGATCCCCGACTGACAGacagtaaatatattttgaagcAAGAACATGGAAAGGAGACAATATCCACCACAGTGGGCAGAGATATTGATCTCATACCAATTGACAAAGCTAAGTGGAATATGACTCCAGTTCAAGTCCCTTATGCTTTAATGCAGCAACCTTCTGAATATAGAGATGACATTGTTAAACAAATTTATATGGACATCGATAGTCCAAATGCCGATGCACATTCAGCAGCGGAATCAGTTCCCTATAGTTCTAATGATAGTTGTAACGAAAATTACCAAGGTAGTATAGATGTTGCAGTAAGGCTAGAAGAAACAGATTTTAATTCAAGACAGGGAACAGATGCTCATTTAAAAGATTCTCAACATATAAACAAATATCGGATTCCTAAAGTTGGGCAAGATAAAATAAACGCTCGAAGCCAAATGGATTTTCAACATATTGAATTAGGCTTTACTGAACCTCATATTgcgaacattcataataaagTTGAAACTGAGACTCGCGTTCGAAAAGAATTAGTACATAGCCAGGAACCTAGAGATTGGCGTGATGATCGACGTCATATGAATGAAGATTGCGGCACAATGGAAGATAAAGTTGGAATTCAAAAGCGAAAAGCTAATCTAGCTATTGTTGCAGATGATTTAGAACTAAGCGACGACAATAGCGACCATTTTGATATTAACCGCCACACAGTTTCGGAAAACAATCCGAAAAAATCGACAGCACAGCTAACTGCCATGGATGTTACATGTGAGGTTTCTGTTCAAAGAATAGATAAAGATTCATCCAAAACTTCTTCGGACATTGACCCATTTGAATTGCACAGTGTTGGGGAAGTCAGAAATGATGAAGCTGGCTCTACTGAGAGACATAAGACTAAACTTAACCCAAAGGAAGTAAGATGTGAGGATTCTGTtcataaaatagaaaaagatcCATCTAATCCATACAATGCTGTCAAGgaactcaaaaataaatctaatagtAAACTTAATACTAAGAAAGTTAAAGGTGATGATTATGTTCATAAAGTAGAAAAAGATTCATCTAAACAATTTGTTGCTGATGAAGAAATCAGAAATAAAGAAGATGACTGTACTAGGAAGTCGAAGAGTAAACTTAATAACAAGGAAGTTAAATGTGATGAATCTGTTCTTAAAGTGGATAAAGATATATCTAAAACATCGCTGAGTTTTGACTTTGTTGATGACGTCAAAATTAAGGATGCTGACTGCGCTAGGAAGCATAGAAGTAAAGTTAACACCAAGGAAGCTAGAGGTGATGATTCTATTCATAAAACAGCAAAAGATTCATCTCCAACATCTTCTAGTTTAGAAACTGTTGAATCGAATGTTACCAGAGAAGTGAAAAATAAAGATACTGACAGTGGTAGAAAGCACAGGGGTAAACTTAATACCAAGGAAGTTAGAGGTGACGATTCTGTTCACAAAACGGCAAAAGATTCGTCTCAAACATCTCCGAGCTTAGAAACTATAGAATTGAATGATGCagcaatagaaaaaaataaagatgttGAAAGCGCCAGGAAGCATAGGAGTGAACTTAATACTAAGGAAGTTAGAGGTAATGATTCTGTTCACAAAACTGCAAAAGATTCGTCTCAAACGTCTCCGAGCGTAGAAACTGTTGAATTTAATGACGCCgaagaagtaaaatataaagatgCTGATAGCGCCAGGAAGCATAAAAGCAAACTTAGAACCAAGGAAGTTAGAGAAGATTCTGTTCGTAAAACAGCAAAAGGTTCATCTAAAAGATCTCCGAGTCTTGATTTGACTGATGctgaaaaagcaaaaaataaagaacCTGACTGTACAAGAAAACAGAAGggtaaaaggaaaaaatctcAATCCGTGGAGATTCCCAAAGATTTGATAGAAAGTATAGATGCCGTTCAATTTTCAGAAAAGAaggtaaaaaacaaaaaggaaaAGGAAGGTAAACCTAGAGAAACAAAGGAAACATTTTCTGCGCTCTTCGGAGATAGTAGCAGTTTGATGACTCCAGAGGATTTAggaatacctatgtatgtacctatttcagAAGACGCGCAGGATGCAGTAGACATAAAAATAGACCGAATTATTGATGCTCCGACACAAGAAGACGAAGACTTTCCTGCCATTGTTCATAAAGTAAATGCCATAGAAATGACGGAAGAAGCAACAGCCGTAACCCATGACGATAAACCTACAGATGTTCCACAAAATTCTAACATGAAAGAAAAAGAAGGGTTTGAACAAATAGGAGGTAAAAAGGCCCCCAAAAAGAAAGGAGTTAACGAAAGTTTATTGGTGTCTATTAATATAGAACCCCATGAACTTCCATCGCCTGTtctttatgaaaatatgaaCCCTGGGACTGATTCTAACGAACCGCCTGACATTGTTAAAACTGTTGTAATTTCAACAGGGAAACAGCCTGAAATAGAGTTCGATAATAGAGAACTCACAGTAACCCCTATCACGGATGTGGTAGGCGATGAAGAACAAACCGCTGCAGATGTTAGTCAGGTTCCAGCTTTCAAGGAATTTAAAAGACTGGACTCACTGAAAGCTTTAGCTACGTCTACACCACACAAAGATTTTCCGATATCAAACCCAATAGAAGCGGGTGTTATGAAACCTATTATTGTTTGTGACTCTAATAAACCTGTAGAACAAGGAGTCAAAGAAAATTGCGCGAATACTTTAGAAAGTCAAGACGCACCTGACGTGAGAATCTTTGTGAAAAGGCGCAGAAAACTTGCGAAGCGGCCAGCCACTTAG